The proteins below come from a single Crossiella sp. CA-258035 genomic window:
- a CDS encoding MFS transporter, whose translation MTSEQWRQTRLTLGVAAAGFTVFALLYAPQSVLPVLAEGFRLTEAQASLSVTLATLALAVGVLPLAMLSEAVGRRPVMIGALVTAVGIGVLCPLAESFGPLLALRAAQGLAVAGLPAVAMAYLAEEVEPGRVGAAMGRYVGANSLGGLSGRVISGLATGWGGWPAGLTAAAALASVSGLLAILLLPSSRAGRPGLRLPAVLGGVRTALRDPVLYGPYAVALLMTGVFVAVHNVITFRLTQAPFLLAPAVVALVFLCYAAGGPCSALAGRLADRRGRLPVLLCCVSLVLAGLLLTLSEDLVLIVIGLVVLTGAFFAVHAVASGWVGARAPSAARGQASAIYLLCYYLGSSVGGTLGGLVYAPFGWLGVVAMSCCWVLAAGAAAVAAGLAWRAERPAQKFRGRVIAGAAGAKVNGPRLGRVTVAGARDTVTEGTFDGTSTTSAVGKTSPP comes from the coding sequence ATGACCTCGGAGCAGTGGCGGCAGACCCGGCTGACCCTCGGCGTCGCCGCTGCCGGGTTCACGGTGTTCGCCCTGCTCTACGCGCCGCAGTCGGTGCTGCCGGTGCTCGCCGAGGGCTTCCGGCTGACCGAGGCGCAGGCCTCGCTGAGCGTCACCCTGGCCACCCTCGCGCTGGCCGTCGGAGTGCTGCCGCTGGCCATGCTGTCCGAGGCGGTGGGCCGCCGGCCGGTGATGATCGGCGCGCTGGTCACCGCGGTCGGCATCGGGGTGCTCTGCCCGCTGGCGGAGTCCTTCGGCCCGCTGCTCGCGCTGCGCGCCGCGCAGGGCCTGGCGGTGGCCGGACTGCCCGCGGTGGCCATGGCCTACCTGGCCGAGGAGGTCGAGCCGGGCCGGGTGGGCGCCGCGATGGGCCGCTACGTCGGGGCCAACTCACTGGGCGGCCTGTCCGGCCGGGTGATCTCCGGCCTGGCCACCGGCTGGGGCGGCTGGCCCGCCGGGCTGACCGCGGCGGCCGCGCTGGCCTCGGTCAGCGGCCTGCTGGCGATCCTGCTGCTGCCCAGCTCCCGCGCCGGACGGCCGGGCCTGCGGCTGCCCGCGGTGCTCGGCGGCGTCCGCACTGCGCTGCGCGACCCGGTGCTCTACGGCCCGTACGCGGTGGCGCTGCTGATGACCGGGGTGTTCGTCGCGGTGCACAACGTGATCACCTTCCGGCTCACCCAGGCCCCGTTCCTGCTCGCGCCGGCGGTGGTCGCGCTGGTCTTCCTCTGCTACGCCGCCGGTGGCCCGTGCTCGGCGCTGGCCGGGCGGCTGGCCGACCGGCGCGGACGGCTGCCGGTGCTGCTGTGCTGCGTCTCTCTGGTGCTGGCCGGGCTGCTGCTGACGCTGTCGGAGGACCTGGTGCTGATCGTGATCGGCCTGGTGGTGCTCACCGGCGCGTTCTTCGCGGTGCACGCGGTGGCCAGCGGCTGGGTCGGCGCCCGCGCCCCCTCGGCCGCGCGCGGCCAGGCCTCGGCGATCTACCTGCTCTGCTACTACCTGGGCAGCAGCGTGGGCGGCACCCTCGGCGGCCTGGTCTACGCGCCCTTCGGCTGGCTCGGCGTGGTCGCCATGTCCTGTTGCTGGGTGCTGGCCGCCGGTGCCGCCGCGGTGGCCGCCGGACTGGCCTGGCGGGCGGAGCGACCGGCTCAGAAGTTCAGGGGCAGGGTCATCGCGGGCGCGGCAGGCGCGAAGGTGAACGGGCCGCGGCTGGGCAGGGTCACCGTGGCCGGGGCCAGGGACACCGTCACCGAGGGCACGTTCGACGGCACCTCCACCACCAGCGCGGTCGGGAAGACGTCGCCGCCGTAG
- a CDS encoding LysR family transcriptional regulator, translating into MDESTDALLSVLAPRLELLRALAEHQHVTRAAESLGVPQPTVTRWVAELGRKLGAPLVTRQGRGIRLTRAGQLLAEAATEALAALEGGCRRAAEEVDPERGLVALGFLHVFGRSLVPDLVRRFRAEHPGIRFSLAQGAHEVVLGKLLSGELDLVLSAAPPSGWPDRLHRAPIQDQPVVAVLPERHRLAGRPEIGIAELAEDEFVQLEPGFGLRLITDELCAAAGFTPKIAFEGQEIETLRGLVSAGLGVALLPPADRLPPPGVVELELTPRLVRTVELVWPAGQRLPPAVRAFRDFALLAQE; encoded by the coding sequence ATGGATGAGTCAACGGACGCGCTGCTCAGCGTGCTGGCACCACGGCTGGAACTGCTGCGGGCATTGGCCGAGCACCAGCACGTGACCAGGGCGGCCGAGTCACTCGGCGTGCCGCAGCCCACGGTGACCCGCTGGGTGGCCGAGCTCGGCCGCAAGCTGGGCGCGCCGCTGGTCACCAGGCAGGGCAGGGGCATCCGGCTGACCAGGGCCGGTCAGCTGCTCGCCGAGGCCGCCACCGAGGCGCTGGCCGCGCTGGAGGGCGGCTGCCGCCGGGCCGCGGAGGAGGTCGACCCGGAACGCGGGCTGGTGGCGCTGGGCTTCCTGCACGTCTTCGGCCGCTCGCTGGTGCCGGACCTGGTCCGCCGGTTCCGCGCCGAGCACCCCGGCATCCGGTTCAGCCTGGCCCAGGGCGCACACGAGGTGGTGCTGGGCAAGCTGCTCAGTGGCGAGCTGGACCTGGTGCTCTCCGCGGCCCCGCCCAGCGGCTGGCCGGACCGGCTGCACCGGGCGCCGATCCAGGACCAGCCGGTGGTCGCGGTGCTGCCGGAGCGGCACCGGCTGGCCGGCCGGCCGGAGATCGGCATCGCCGAGCTGGCCGAGGACGAGTTCGTGCAGCTGGAACCCGGCTTCGGCCTGCGGCTGATCACCGACGAGCTGTGCGCGGCGGCCGGGTTCACGCCGAAGATCGCCTTCGAGGGGCAGGAGATCGAGACCTTGCGCGGCCTGGTCTCGGCCGGGCTGGGCGTGGCGCTGCTGCCGCCCGCGGACCGGCTGCCGCCGCCGGGCGTGGTCGAGCTGGAGCTGACGCCCCGGCTGGTGCGGACCGTCGAGCTGGTCTGGCCCGCGGGTCAGCGGCTGCCGCCCGCGGTGCGCGCCTTCCGGGACTTCGCGTTGCTGGCTCAGGAGTAG
- a CDS encoding leucyl aminopeptidase yields the protein MPSVVPTAPSPVPEVTIARTRRKAAPTVVLAHKGEQGPEVGTGADSLDLPDGWREALALTGAAGETKIVPRAESGLAWVLGLGAGTVKDWRSAGAALVRAADARAAADEENGRTPAKQLQVLLPSDVDAERVAAFTTGVALGGYKFRVTAAKQAPVTKAVELLLPEGVDAPELADAVAAAAQRARVTSIARDLANTPSDVKDPAWLASTAARLGKGVAGLTVTVRDEKWLAAQGFGGVLAVGGGSSRPPRFVELTWRPEQITTDSPHLVLVGKGITFDTGGISIKPAAGMHLMRTDMSGGAAVIAALLGIAALELPVRVTGLVPCAENHVSGSAYRPGDVVRHYGGTTTEVTNTDAEGRMVLADALAYGVAEHRPDLLVDVATLTGAMKVSLGVRTGGLFATDEELAARITGAGERVGEAWWRMPLLDAHEEDVRSEIADLRQCPPGPGGITAALFLREFAAGLPWAHLDIAGPARAEKAYDEVSIGATGFAARTLVELAASYS from the coding sequence GTGCCATCCGTGGTGCCCACCGCGCCCAGCCCGGTGCCCGAAGTCACGATCGCGCGCACACGGCGCAAGGCCGCGCCGACGGTCGTGTTGGCGCACAAGGGCGAACAGGGTCCGGAGGTCGGCACCGGCGCGGACTCCCTCGACCTGCCGGACGGCTGGCGCGAGGCCCTCGCGCTGACCGGCGCGGCGGGGGAGACCAAGATCGTTCCGCGTGCGGAGAGCGGACTGGCCTGGGTGCTCGGACTGGGCGCGGGCACGGTGAAGGACTGGCGTTCGGCGGGCGCCGCACTGGTCCGGGCGGCCGACGCGCGGGCCGCCGCGGATGAGGAGAACGGCCGCACCCCGGCCAAGCAGCTCCAGGTGCTGCTGCCCTCGGACGTCGACGCCGAGCGGGTGGCCGCGTTCACCACCGGGGTCGCGCTGGGCGGCTACAAGTTCAGGGTCACCGCGGCCAAGCAGGCCCCCGTGACCAAGGCGGTCGAGCTGCTGCTGCCCGAGGGCGTGGACGCGCCGGAGCTGGCCGACGCGGTCGCCGCGGCCGCGCAACGCGCCAGGGTGACCTCGATCGCACGTGATCTTGCTAACACCCCCTCGGATGTCAAGGACCCGGCCTGGCTGGCGAGCACCGCGGCCCGGCTCGGCAAGGGCGTGGCCGGGCTGACCGTGACCGTCCGGGACGAGAAGTGGCTGGCGGCCCAGGGCTTCGGCGGGGTGCTCGCGGTCGGCGGCGGTTCCTCCCGCCCGCCCCGCTTCGTCGAGCTGACCTGGCGGCCCGAGCAGATCACCACTGACTCCCCGCACCTCGTGCTCGTCGGCAAGGGCATCACCTTCGACACCGGCGGCATCTCGATCAAGCCCGCGGCCGGCATGCACCTGATGCGCACCGACATGTCCGGTGGCGCCGCGGTGATCGCCGCGCTGCTCGGCATCGCCGCGCTCGAGCTGCCGGTGCGGGTCACCGGCCTGGTGCCCTGCGCGGAGAACCACGTCTCCGGCTCCGCCTACCGGCCCGGCGACGTGGTCAGGCACTACGGCGGCACCACCACCGAGGTCACCAACACCGACGCCGAGGGCCGGATGGTGCTGGCCGACGCGCTGGCCTACGGCGTGGCCGAGCACCGGCCGGACCTGCTGGTCGACGTGGCCACGCTGACCGGCGCGATGAAGGTCTCCCTCGGGGTGCGCACCGGCGGGCTGTTCGCCACCGACGAGGAGCTGGCCGCGCGGATCACCGGCGCGGGCGAGCGAGTCGGTGAGGCCTGGTGGCGGATGCCGCTGCTGGACGCGCACGAGGAGGACGTGCGCAGTGAGATCGCCGACCTGCGGCAGTGCCCGCCGGGACCGGGCGGGATCACCGCGGCGCTGTTCCTGCGCGAGTTCGCCGCCGGACTGCCCTGGGCGCACCTGGACATCGCAGGTCCCGCGCGGGCCGAGAAGGCCTACGACGAGGTGAGCATCGGGGCCACCGGGTTCGCCGCGCGCACCCTGGTGGAGCTGGCAGCCAGCTACTCCTGA
- a CDS encoding DUF3117 domain-containing protein has product MAAMKPRTGDGPLEVTKEGRGIVMRVPLEGGGRLVVEMSAEEASNLGDALKAAAG; this is encoded by the coding sequence ATGGCGGCCATGAAGCCCCGGACCGGTGACGGTCCCCTGGAGGTCACCAAGGAGGGCCGCGGCATTGTCATGCGCGTTCCGCTGGAAGGTGGGGGGCGCCTCGTCGTCGAGATGTCGGCGGAGGAGGCAAGCAACCTGGGCGATGCCTTGAAGGCCGCCGCCGGCTGA
- a CDS encoding PaaX family transcriptional regulator C-terminal domain-containing protein, with protein sequence MRARSALFDVYGGHLRSRGGAATVAALVRLLEPLGFAAPAVRTAVSRTVRQGWLKPVRLHGSPGYALTPRAERRLDEAAARIYRTRPSTWDGQWHLVVLEALVARPAREELTSSLKLLGYGELGPVTWVAPRASPELSELLRTEEIAARTFFAAHEGSDVELAARAWDLDSLGADYRRFVADWEPRLSAVDPAAPPSAFAASQELLHAWRKFLFRDPGLPPQLLPADWPGHTAARFFDTSTQKLAKGAVAFLDSCLD encoded by the coding sequence GTGCGGGCTCGTTCAGCTTTGTTCGACGTGTATGGCGGACATCTTCGTTCCAGGGGCGGTGCGGCGACCGTCGCCGCGCTGGTCCGGCTGTTGGAGCCGTTGGGTTTCGCCGCTCCTGCCGTGCGTACCGCGGTGTCGCGGACGGTCCGTCAGGGCTGGTTGAAGCCCGTTCGGCTGCACGGGAGCCCAGGTTACGCGCTCACCCCGCGTGCCGAGCGGAGGCTCGACGAGGCGGCCGCCCGAATCTACCGAACGCGTCCGTCCACATGGGACGGCCAGTGGCATCTGGTGGTGCTGGAGGCCCTTGTCGCCCGGCCCGCGCGGGAGGAGCTCACTTCCTCGCTGAAGTTGCTGGGTTACGGAGAGTTGGGTCCAGTGACTTGGGTCGCACCCCGCGCCTCACCCGAGCTCAGCGAGCTGTTGCGGACCGAGGAGATCGCCGCCCGCACCTTCTTCGCCGCGCACGAGGGCAGCGACGTGGAGCTGGCCGCGCGGGCCTGGGACCTGGACTCCCTCGGCGCGGACTACCGGCGGTTCGTGGCCGACTGGGAGCCGCGACTGTCCGCTGTGGACCCGGCCGCGCCGCCCTCGGCCTTCGCCGCCTCCCAGGAACTGCTGCACGCCTGGCGGAAGTTCCTGTTCCGCGACCCCGGCCTGCCGCCGCAGCTGCTGCCCGCGGACTGGCCGGGCCACACCGCGGCCCGGTTCTTCGACACCAGCACCCAGAAGCTGGCCAAGGGCGCGGTCGCGTTCCTGGACAGCTGTCTCGACTGA
- a CDS encoding enoyl-CoA hydratase-related protein has protein sequence MPLLIDDADGVRTITLNRPESFNSFTVEMKEGLLTALHEAGQDPAVRALVLTGAGKAFCAGQDLKEHIALLEADDPAPLETVRKHYNPMLRALTGLPKPVIAAVNGMAAGAGASLAYACDLRIAAESAKFLMAFANVGLTADSGASWTLPRLIGYGRAMELMLLAQPVTAPEAKELGMVNRVVPDGEALTAAQELAARMAAGPTTAYAKLKEAMLIAAGSDLEAALEAEARTQAEAGQTTDHREAVAAFVAKRKPTFTGT, from the coding sequence GTGCCGCTGCTCATCGACGACGCCGACGGTGTCCGCACGATCACGCTGAACCGGCCGGAGTCGTTCAACTCCTTCACCGTCGAGATGAAGGAGGGCCTGCTGACCGCGCTGCACGAGGCGGGCCAGGACCCCGCGGTGCGCGCGCTGGTGCTCACCGGCGCGGGCAAGGCCTTCTGCGCCGGCCAGGACCTCAAGGAGCACATCGCGCTGCTGGAGGCGGACGACCCGGCCCCGCTGGAGACCGTGCGCAAGCACTACAACCCGATGCTGCGCGCGCTGACCGGCCTGCCCAAGCCGGTGATCGCCGCGGTGAACGGGATGGCCGCGGGCGCGGGCGCCTCCCTGGCCTACGCCTGCGACCTGCGGATCGCGGCCGAGTCGGCGAAGTTCCTGATGGCCTTCGCCAACGTGGGCCTGACCGCGGACTCCGGCGCGTCCTGGACGCTGCCCCGGCTGATCGGCTACGGCCGGGCGATGGAGCTGATGCTGCTGGCCCAGCCGGTCACCGCGCCGGAGGCCAAGGAGCTCGGCATGGTCAACCGGGTGGTGCCCGACGGCGAGGCGCTGACCGCGGCGCAGGAGCTGGCCGCGCGGATGGCGGCCGGCCCGACCACGGCCTACGCCAAGCTCAAGGAGGCCATGCTGATCGCGGCGGGCTCGGACCTGGAGGCCGCGCTGGAGGCCGAGGCCCGCACCCAGGCCGAGGCCGGTCAGACCACCGACCACCGCGAGGCGGTCGCCGCCTTCGTGGCCAAGCGCAAGCCCACCTTCACCGGCACCTGA
- a CDS encoding DNA-3-methyladenine glycosylase I, which yields MSGALAGPDGRPRCAWGASTPDYVEYHDTEWGRPLRGEQAMFERMSLEAFQSGLSWITILRKRENFRAAFAGFDPEVVAGYAEPDIERLLADPGIVRNRAKILAVIRNAGAVAELDQPLDELLWSFAPEPGPRPKTMAEVPAITPESTAMAKALKKRGFAFVGPTTCYALMQATGMVDDHIQDCWVAR from the coding sequence GTGAGCGGTGCGCTCGCCGGTCCCGACGGCAGGCCGCGCTGCGCCTGGGGCGCCTCCACTCCGGACTACGTCGAGTACCACGACACCGAGTGGGGCCGTCCGCTGCGCGGCGAGCAGGCCATGTTCGAGCGGATGTCGCTGGAGGCCTTCCAGTCCGGGCTGTCCTGGATCACCATCCTGCGCAAGCGGGAGAACTTCCGGGCCGCCTTCGCCGGGTTCGACCCGGAGGTGGTCGCCGGGTACGCCGAGCCGGACATCGAGCGCCTGCTGGCCGATCCGGGCATCGTGCGCAACCGGGCCAAGATCCTGGCGGTGATCCGCAACGCGGGCGCGGTGGCCGAGCTGGACCAGCCGCTGGACGAGCTGCTGTGGTCCTTCGCGCCGGAGCCGGGGCCGCGGCCGAAGACCATGGCGGAGGTGCCGGCGATCACGCCGGAGTCCACCGCCATGGCCAAGGCGCTGAAGAAGCGCGGCTTCGCCTTCGTCGGGCCGACCACCTGCTACGCGCTGATGCAGGCCACGGGGATGGTCGACGACCACATCCAGGACTGCTGGGTCGCGCGATAG
- a CDS encoding SRPBCC family protein: protein MSEEVTLTVAVPAPAEVAWAVASDWANQGEWMLGTQVHRTGGDGQSTGSTMVAFTGVAGLGFFDTMEITGWDPPRSCEVRHTGKLLRGDGGFRIEPTSDRLSRLVWWERLDLPYGPLGKVGWPLVRPAFTWGLRRSLDRFARLCRDRRP, encoded by the coding sequence GTGAGTGAGGAAGTGACCCTGACGGTGGCCGTGCCTGCCCCGGCCGAGGTGGCCTGGGCGGTGGCCTCGGACTGGGCCAACCAGGGCGAGTGGATGCTCGGCACCCAGGTGCACCGCACCGGCGGCGACGGGCAGAGCACCGGCTCGACCATGGTCGCCTTCACCGGGGTGGCCGGGCTGGGCTTCTTCGACACCATGGAGATCACCGGCTGGGACCCGCCGCGCAGCTGCGAGGTCCGGCACACCGGCAAGCTGCTGCGCGGCGACGGCGGCTTCCGGATCGAGCCCACCTCGGACCGGCTGTCCCGGCTGGTCTGGTGGGAACGCCTGGACCTGCCCTACGGCCCGCTGGGCAAGGTGGGCTGGCCGCTGGTCCGCCCGGCCTTCACCTGGGGCCTGCGCCGCTCGCTGGACCGCTTCGCCAGGCTGTGCCGGGACCGCCGCCCGTGA
- a CDS encoding DivIVA domain-containing protein, which translates to MTTALIYLVVMIFVAAVVFLIASLVFGRGEQLAPLAPGATPTELPSSEVSGEDLRAVRFQQVVRGYKMSEVDWVLQRAADELDELRARVAELEAQEQEARAGE; encoded by the coding sequence GTGACCACCGCCCTCATCTACCTCGTCGTCATGATCTTCGTGGCGGCCGTGGTCTTCCTCATCGCCTCGCTGGTCTTCGGCCGGGGCGAGCAGCTCGCGCCGCTGGCCCCAGGGGCCACGCCGACCGAGCTGCCGTCCTCGGAGGTCAGCGGCGAGGACCTGCGTGCCGTGCGGTTCCAGCAGGTCGTCCGCGGCTACAAGATGTCCGAAGTGGACTGGGTGCTGCAGCGCGCCGCCGATGAGCTGGACGAGCTACGGGCCAGGGTGGCCGAACTGGAAGCACAGGAGCAGGAGGCGCGCGCCGGTGAGTGA
- a CDS encoding permease prefix domain 1-containing protein, with amino-acid sequence MIESYLSELDSRLSGPKAAKADLLAEAEHSLRDVAEAYAEAGIADAEARAVREFGPIPMIAREYQAELAAAHGAHAIRSLLLAIPLIHVIHQASRQLWEGASWQGGALPPDWFLMLTNAIDYVWVLIAVFALLALVIGKRVAQRWVSARLLGRSAGAFMTIMLGGYLVLQLPIVIGGMAMDGLMLHPSALLTSMAASFVLAYLVHLTRRCFVLSAA; translated from the coding sequence TTGATCGAGTCCTACCTGAGCGAGCTGGACTCGCGACTGAGCGGTCCCAAGGCGGCCAAGGCCGACCTGCTGGCCGAGGCTGAGCACAGCCTGCGCGATGTCGCCGAGGCCTACGCCGAGGCCGGGATCGCCGACGCCGAGGCGCGCGCGGTGCGCGAGTTCGGCCCGATCCCGATGATTGCCCGCGAGTACCAGGCCGAGCTGGCCGCCGCGCACGGCGCGCACGCGATCCGCTCGCTGCTGCTGGCCATCCCGCTGATCCACGTGATCCACCAGGCCTCCCGGCAGCTGTGGGAAGGCGCGTCCTGGCAGGGCGGGGCGCTGCCGCCGGACTGGTTCCTCATGCTCACCAACGCCATCGACTACGTCTGGGTGCTGATCGCGGTGTTCGCGCTGCTGGCGCTGGTGATCGGCAAGCGGGTCGCGCAGCGCTGGGTCTCGGCCCGGCTGCTCGGCCGCTCGGCTGGCGCGTTCATGACCATCATGCTCGGCGGCTACCTGGTGCTCCAGTTGCCCATCGTGATCGGCGGCATGGCCATGGACGGGCTGATGCTGCACCCCTCCGCGCTGCTGACCAGCATGGCGGCCTCCTTCGTGCTGGCCTACCTGGTGCACCTGACCAGGCGCTGCTTCGTGTTGTCGGCCGCCTGA
- a CDS encoding helix-turn-helix transcriptional regulator yields MKSDALRGHLDALLLATLDGRELHGYAIIEALQLLSGGALDLPTGTVYPALRRLERAGYVRSEWSTVAGRQRRTYQLTGAGKRALAAERTAWREFTAAIEGVLGGGPWPAKA; encoded by the coding sequence GTGAAGTCGGACGCTCTACGTGGGCACCTGGACGCCCTGCTGCTGGCCACTCTCGACGGCAGGGAGCTCCACGGTTACGCCATCATCGAGGCATTGCAGCTGCTCAGCGGGGGAGCGCTCGACCTGCCGACCGGCACCGTCTACCCGGCGCTGCGCAGGCTCGAACGAGCCGGGTACGTCCGGAGCGAGTGGAGTACGGTTGCCGGGCGGCAACGGCGCACCTACCAGCTGACCGGCGCCGGGAAGCGGGCATTGGCCGCGGAACGCACCGCTTGGCGTGAGTTCACCGCGGCCATCGAGGGTGTACTCGGAGGCGGACCATGGCCTGCAAAGGCTTGA
- a CDS encoding glucosyl-3-phosphoglycerate synthase, protein MRQGIEDWFAAHTWQSPQWSVDELVRAKAGRTVSVVLPALDEQKTVGAIVSALLPMATGPDPLADELVVLDSGSADATAEVAAAAGARVVRREDVLPELPVRPGKGEALWRSLAATTGDLVVFLDSDLVDFDPGFLPALLGPLLTEPAVALVKGFYRRPLRLESEGGGRVTELLARPVLGALRPELAGIVQPLGGEYAARRDFLCAVPFAPGYGVEIGLLLDAHARYGLDGLAQVNLGVRKHRNRSLAQLGVMARQILGTALARCGIEADAGAYTQFTQVAEEWLPDATEIALVDRPPMSEIHRMCSGAT, encoded by the coding sequence GTGCGGCAAGGCATCGAGGACTGGTTCGCGGCGCACACCTGGCAGAGTCCACAGTGGAGCGTGGACGAGCTGGTGCGGGCCAAGGCCGGGCGCACGGTGAGCGTGGTGCTGCCCGCGCTGGACGAGCAGAAGACGGTGGGCGCGATCGTCTCCGCGCTGCTGCCGATGGCCACCGGGCCGGACCCGCTGGCCGACGAGCTGGTGGTGCTGGACTCCGGTTCTGCCGACGCCACCGCCGAGGTGGCCGCCGCGGCCGGGGCCAGGGTGGTGCGCCGGGAGGACGTGCTGCCGGAGCTGCCGGTGCGGCCGGGCAAGGGCGAGGCGCTGTGGCGCTCGCTGGCCGCGACTACCGGCGACCTGGTGGTCTTCCTGGACTCCGACCTGGTCGACTTCGACCCCGGCTTCCTGCCCGCGCTGCTCGGCCCGCTGCTCACCGAGCCGGCGGTGGCGCTGGTCAAGGGCTTCTACCGGCGTCCGCTGCGGCTGGAGAGCGAGGGCGGCGGCCGGGTCACCGAGCTGCTGGCCCGGCCGGTGCTGGGCGCGCTGCGGCCGGAGCTGGCCGGGATCGTGCAGCCGCTGGGCGGGGAGTACGCGGCCCGGCGGGACTTCCTCTGCGCGGTGCCCTTCGCGCCCGGCTACGGCGTGGAGATCGGCCTGCTGCTGGACGCGCACGCCCGCTACGGCCTGGACGGCCTGGCCCAGGTCAACCTCGGTGTGCGCAAGCACCGCAACCGCTCGCTGGCCCAGCTCGGCGTGATGGCCAGGCAGATCCTGGGCACCGCGCTGGCCCGCTGCGGGATCGAGGCGGACGCGGGCGCGTACACCCAGTTCACCCAGGTGGCCGAAGAATGGCTGCCGGATGCCACCGAGATCGCGCTGGTCGACCGGCCGCCGATGAGTGAGATCCATCGCATGTGTAGTGGGGCTACCTGA
- a CDS encoding dihydropteroate synthase produces MTPLRFALAGRDLPVDRALVLAQVEPAAAAVDAALAQGADLLDLGSADPAFVAEVRARHPRLALAATPGDAAGLCAAGADLLDVTGADPATAAAAARHGAALIAAGLEPGVTGLLDCPAGPGLLQRLAEPAPWPRLITLPDNGSGDAALAVAALAAWRGVQVVRTREVPRVRQALEMAASINGSRPPAAVLRALT; encoded by the coding sequence GTGACCCCTCTCCGCTTCGCCCTCGCCGGCCGGGACCTGCCGGTCGACCGCGCGCTGGTGCTCGCCCAGGTCGAGCCTGCCGCGGCCGCCGTGGACGCGGCGCTGGCGCAGGGCGCGGACCTGCTCGACCTGGGCTCCGCCGACCCGGCCTTCGTGGCCGAGGTCCGCGCCCGGCACCCCCGGCTCGCGCTGGCCGCCACCCCCGGCGATGCGGCCGGGCTGTGCGCGGCCGGGGCGGACCTGCTCGACGTCACCGGCGCGGATCCGGCGACCGCCGCGGCGGCGGCCCGGCACGGGGCGGCGCTGATCGCCGCCGGGCTCGAGCCGGGTGTCACCGGGTTGCTGGACTGCCCGGCCGGACCCGGCCTGCTCCAGCGGCTGGCCGAACCCGCGCCCTGGCCTCGGCTGATCACGTTGCCGGACAACGGTTCCGGCGACGCGGCGCTGGCGGTGGCCGCGCTCGCGGCCTGGCGCGGGGTCCAGGTGGTGCGCACCCGCGAGGTGCCCAGGGTCCGGCAGGCGCTGGAGATGGCCGCCAGTATCAACGGGAGCAGGCCGCCCGCCGCGGTGCTGCGCGCCCTGACCTGA